The following proteins come from a genomic window of Brevibacillus antibioticus:
- a CDS encoding DUF4855 domain-containing protein, which yields MSKKRFGSRMLAALLAATTLLSQSTPLTHAATEPEKPGIETKKLEDQFKKQEEAHTEFTDLGNSYARKAVNRLAALHMIGGQGENRFNPQNKISRQDIAVLLTKVIGLQPTEIEDAAFEDVPLESPYAPYVYGLSELGVMNGRSEHTMGALDPLTRQELAVMLSRLMKEAAITKVAGQTPVAYSDEEEIADYAKTAVEEVTNQRWMQGASGKFNPTGTVTRAEAAVIAERVLDARYLQAEQVKYKIDVERLSLAAGTSQRLKVSSISGDELPFTPIFAFDRPELGTILADGTFVARSTAGKGNLTVTVGYKTTTIPVEIKDAGKPAVEKAEDTPKTAPETSSKDSAAKVDESKIVVEGEKPDADTGATKTEATKPADPKEEANEPTKKDELVNIAPGSYTSVATLGTPDSYFQELEKKYPGPVGGLVTPTEDWTGYHRQFGRKVTVELDQAKPLERVALTFKQQKSSGITMPEYMEVEVSRDGKVWSYAGRAVHDVSVKEDKLVTRTLSVTLPDVNTRYVRVSFPVKVFTFARQLEVWAKTDSEWNNGAVLLPPPNPAKLEEAKQAGRRVENMLLAYSGEHGEIGTWTKEDFLPMVGYRTVDGYMRDQMFDTILFLPYQTIPATKESWTKYMNDLFGSNKQLDALNQAMREYNRLRGTLYTTPTQENVVLALPYPNASQTNFGQLDEKKPSLSFNPAGIGEEQAYLNRKAALEWYFQELMKRWNREGYAYLKLEGIYWFHELVEDSAPKERQLIRDMGSMVHDEALRYYWIPYFGSPGVSEWKSLYFDKAFLQPSYYSDKPVGIDRIQGVLDVVNKYDMDIEIEGDRKIYNDPKFYQTYYNQLVATHKLGMDKNNVHAYYFGSKTLLDSVKSTDPVKRAVYDDTYKWMRGRFDRTEFFEGSEMP from the coding sequence ATGAGCAAGAAACGATTCGGGAGCAGAATGCTGGCTGCGCTATTGGCAGCGACTACATTACTGAGCCAAAGCACGCCGTTGACTCATGCTGCAACGGAGCCAGAGAAGCCGGGGATAGAGACCAAGAAGCTGGAAGATCAATTCAAAAAACAAGAAGAAGCACACACGGAGTTTACGGATTTGGGCAACAGCTACGCTAGAAAAGCCGTAAACAGACTTGCAGCCCTTCATATGATCGGTGGTCAGGGAGAAAACCGCTTCAACCCGCAAAACAAGATTTCTCGACAGGATATTGCGGTGCTTTTGACAAAAGTAATCGGTCTTCAACCAACAGAAATTGAGGATGCCGCTTTTGAAGATGTACCGTTGGAAAGCCCTTATGCACCGTACGTTTATGGACTCTCAGAGTTGGGTGTGATGAACGGCAGAAGTGAGCATACCATGGGTGCTCTAGATCCGCTTACACGACAAGAGCTGGCTGTCATGCTGTCTCGCTTGATGAAAGAAGCCGCCATAACCAAAGTGGCAGGTCAGACTCCTGTTGCATACAGCGATGAAGAAGAAATAGCCGACTACGCCAAAACGGCTGTCGAAGAAGTGACGAATCAGCGCTGGATGCAAGGTGCAAGCGGCAAGTTTAATCCGACTGGAACCGTCACGCGCGCAGAGGCTGCTGTGATCGCTGAACGCGTCTTGGATGCACGCTACCTGCAAGCAGAACAGGTGAAATACAAGATAGATGTAGAGCGGCTGAGTTTGGCTGCTGGCACGAGCCAACGCTTGAAGGTAAGCAGTATCAGCGGTGATGAGCTGCCGTTTACGCCTATTTTCGCTTTTGATCGTCCTGAGCTGGGAACCATTTTAGCTGACGGAACCTTTGTTGCTCGCTCCACTGCAGGAAAAGGAAATCTCACGGTGACAGTCGGCTATAAAACGACGACAATTCCGGTTGAGATCAAGGACGCTGGTAAGCCAGCTGTCGAAAAGGCAGAGGACACGCCAAAGACTGCACCGGAGACTTCCTCCAAAGACTCGGCAGCGAAAGTCGATGAAAGCAAGATTGTAGTAGAGGGAGAAAAACCAGACGCAGACACAGGAGCAACAAAAACGGAAGCAACGAAGCCTGCTGATCCAAAAGAAGAGGCAAATGAACCAACAAAGAAGGACGAACTGGTCAATATCGCGCCAGGCAGTTATACATCGGTTGCTACTTTGGGAACCCCAGACTCGTATTTCCAAGAGCTGGAGAAGAAGTATCCGGGTCCTGTAGGTGGACTTGTAACGCCTACAGAAGATTGGACGGGATACCACCGTCAGTTTGGGCGTAAGGTGACCGTTGAGCTCGACCAGGCGAAGCCATTGGAGAGAGTTGCGCTAACGTTTAAGCAGCAGAAGTCTTCGGGTATCACGATGCCAGAATACATGGAAGTCGAGGTATCTCGTGACGGGAAAGTGTGGTCGTATGCGGGAAGAGCCGTTCACGATGTTTCCGTCAAAGAAGACAAGCTGGTTACACGCACGTTAAGCGTGACCTTGCCTGACGTCAACACCCGCTATGTACGAGTATCCTTCCCGGTGAAAGTATTTACGTTCGCTCGCCAGCTGGAGGTATGGGCAAAAACGGATAGCGAGTGGAACAATGGCGCTGTCTTGCTGCCGCCACCAAACCCGGCGAAGCTGGAAGAAGCCAAGCAAGCAGGGCGTCGTGTGGAAAATATGCTGCTCGCTTATTCCGGAGAGCATGGCGAAATCGGGACATGGACCAAAGAGGATTTCCTCCCGATGGTTGGCTACCGCACTGTAGATGGTTATATGCGCGACCAGATGTTTGACACGATTCTGTTCCTGCCGTATCAGACCATTCCGGCTACGAAAGAAAGCTGGACAAAGTATATGAATGATTTGTTCGGTTCAAACAAGCAGCTCGACGCTCTCAACCAGGCTATGCGGGAGTACAACCGCCTGCGTGGAACGCTGTATACGACACCGACGCAGGAAAACGTCGTGCTGGCACTGCCGTATCCGAATGCCAGTCAGACCAATTTTGGCCAACTGGATGAAAAGAAACCATCCCTCTCCTTCAACCCTGCGGGAATTGGGGAAGAGCAAGCGTATTTGAATCGCAAAGCTGCGTTGGAATGGTACTTCCAGGAGCTCATGAAGCGCTGGAACAGGGAAGGATACGCTTATCTGAAGCTGGAAGGAATCTATTGGTTCCATGAGCTGGTGGAGGATAGCGCACCGAAAGAGCGCCAGCTGATTCGTGACATGGGTAGCATGGTGCATGACGAGGCGTTGCGCTACTACTGGATTCCGTATTTCGGATCACCGGGAGTGTCCGAGTGGAAATCTCTTTATTTCGATAAGGCATTCCTGCAGCCGAGCTATTACAGCGACAAGCCGGTAGGAATTGACCGTATTCAAGGGGTACTGGACGTCGTCAACAAGTACGACATGGACATCGAGATCGAAGGCGACAGGAAGATATACAATGATCCGAAGTTCTATCAGACCTACTATAATCAGCTAGTGGCCACCCACAAGCTGGGGATGGATAAAAACAACGTACACGCTTACTACTTCGGCTCCAAGACATTGTTAGATTCTGTCAAGAGCACGGACCCTGTCAAGCGCGCGGTCTATGATGATACGTACAAATGGATGCGCGGTCGTTTTGACAGAACGGAATTTTTTGAGGGTAGCGAAATGCCGTAG